CTATACCGTCCAATGAAATTCCGTCTCCCCGGTAAACCCGATCCAAAAGAGAGTATTCGAATTTTTTTTCTTCCGGGATGGGCCAATTCAACGACTGCGCTTCGTTAGGTTGTTTGAAGACCTCTTCCGTGGTCTCTTGAGACGTGACTTTCTGAACAAGATCCTTCAACTCAGGATTGAAAATGGATTCTCTTTTTTTCTGAATCTCCGGTGCGAAAGACTCTTTTCTGTTTTTCCATAAAACCGGAGGAATGTATTGATGGATTTGTTTTTTCACAGTTTCTTTCCCAGAATAGAAAGAAGTCGGTAACTCTGCAATCGCTTCTTTTTTAGGGATTGTATTTTCCAAATTCGAAACAGCCGATTCCACTCTATTTTCCTTTACCTCTTCCATTATAACATGGTCTTTTGTCAGATCGATTTCCAAGGGAACAAACTCTTTCGATTCCTCTGTCCCCGCGCTCGGATTTGTAACTTCGGGAATACTCTCATCTTCTGTTTTATCTTCTTCAGGTAGAGAAAGTAGCTCTTCTTCCTCGCTCTCTTTTTTCGTGAAGATTTGAAATTTGAAAAAACCGAAAACCAAAAGCAAGGGTACGAAAGTTATATAAGACCAAACGGTAACAAGGGATAAAACACCTTCCGTTTTGAATATAAAAAGTCCGTCCAAATGACCTTTGGTTTCGGTAGGTGCGGATACATAATAGGAACGAAACAGAACTTTCAATATGGAAAAAGAACTGACTCCTGACTCGGTATGTTTGCTACCGGAAACTAATTCTTCCTCCCAAAGTTTGGGATGAAGCAAAAACGATTCGTTGTTTCTGTCTTTTGAAATCCGTAAACTAACATCAGGATAATAATATTCGTCTCTATCTTTCTCTTTTTTAGCGGAAAAGGAAATCCCGTTCAACGCCAAGACCACCAAAGTGGACTTTTTGTTTTCTTCATTGATAGGAATGATAAAAATATATTCTTTTTCGTTTTGCAATAATCGGGAAGATTTTTCCAAGTAAACTTCCGTTAAATGATTTACAATCCCCAACCCGAACCTATCCGTAATGGATCTGAAGTTTTCTCCGTCCGACCAGGTATAAACATCATTCACTACCGAATCATAATGAAAATTCCTGAAATCTTCACGTTTGTTTTTGCCGGAAGAAAACTGATCCAATACGTTTTTTTCAAGTATAGTCAATTCGTTTTCAACTTGTTCCAATCGCATATTTGCCCAAGGAATATAATAACGAAAATCAGGAAAAATGGAAAAGGAAGTTTGGTAAAAGGTGATTAGTATCAGATAAGATATGATTCCGATGAGTTTGGAATTGGATAATTCCAAAGGTTTTCCTTTTAATGAAAGATATGTAATGCGTGCAAGAAAGCAAAAAGAAATACTAACGCTTATTATCAATAGAAATCGGGATACAATCCATTTGGAAAACAGACTTGCATCTTCAATGATATAAACGGAATATTCTTTGAATTTGTATTTATTAAGTATTCCTTCTTCTCCTCCGATTTTCCAGGAAATCTTTTTCCCTTCTTTGCCTTGGAAGGTTCGGAGGAGCTCCTCTTCCGTTCTATCTCCATTCAAAACGGAAACATCATTGGTATAATAAATCGTTCCCACTACTTCATCAAATACCCAAAAATTATACCCAAACTCCAGATTAGGATTTGATAAATTCGGTTTTGCCATATAAGGTAACGGAAATGTGATAAAAAATTTACCGTCTTTGGATCTGTAGGCGATCTCTCCGTTCGCGAGACTCCTGGCCATCCCCTTTTCCAGGGGATTCGCATCGTGGCGAAGCTCGTTTTGAAACACTTCTTTCGTTTCTTTATCCGAATAAACAAGTCTCAATGACTCATCATAGACTTTGACAGAACTTATATTCAATCTGTCTTTGATCTTCTTTCCCACCAAACTTCCATAATACGGAAGTTCACCTTCTCTTAGATTGAATTCCAGATGTTTTAAGTATTCCTGTTTGGTAGCTGAATGATGAATAGCGAGAGCTTCTAAAAATTTTTCTTTTCGGGAGAATCCGTCGGAAAGACTCTCCCAAACCAAAAATACGGAACCTAAAAAAACGGAAAAAAATAGGATTCCCAGAAGAATAGAGGCTTGTCCGAATTTCCGAATCATCTTTACTATTATCGGTGGCATTTTTTGAAATTCGACTCTAGTCCAAGGTACAGATGATATTTTATACATTTTTAGATGGAATCGGCCTTGGGAAATACGACCCGGAGACAAATCCGTTCTCTAAGTTCGCGGAAGGATTTCTTTCCCCCCTAGGCGGCAAATCGCAAACGGATGCCAAACTCCCCAAACTGGCAAATACTCTGCATTATGTAAGAACGGATGCACATATGGGAATTCCCGGACTTCCCCAATCCGCTACGGGACAAACGGCACTTTGGACCGGTGTGAACGGACCGGGGACTTTGGGGCGTCATGTAAGCGGATTTCCTACGATCACTTTGCGGAAGATCATCGCAAAATATTCCATGATCAAGATTCTTTCGGAAAACAATATCAAAGCTGATTTTCTGAATTGTTTCACGGACCATTACCTCAGGCATGTCCAGGAAAAACCGAAACTGGTTTCCGCCTCCACTCTCATCCAACTAGCAAGCGATAGACCGTTAAAAACGATGGATGACCTCAGAAACGGAAAAGGTCTGTATATGGATCTTACTCATGAAATTCTACGCGATTTTGCCGCCGAGAGTTTACCGAAAGATGATCCTCTTTTGCAACTGAGAGATCCCAAAACTCTGGGTAATTCCGTATTTTCTATGTTTGGCGACTATGGACTGACGATTTACGAATATTTTTTAACCGACAAAGTGGGACATGCACAGGATTGGGAAAAAGCGGAAAAGATCATTCATACCTTGGAAGCTTTTTTTTACGGAATCCTGGAGTCGATTGATCCGGAAAAAGATCTACTCATCGTTGTGAGTGATCATGGAAATATGGAAGATCTAAGCCAAAAAAATCATACCGAAAATCCGGTAGCGACCATTCTTTATGGAAAAGACGCAGAAGAATATTCGGAGAACATTCATTCCTTAAAAGATATAGTACCTATTATTTACAAAAAGTTCGGATTGGATGAGGCTTTGGAAAATTTGGCTCATAATGAGTTTTTTCCGAATTAGACTTGGATTAAAAATCCAAGTCGTTTCCAAAATCATTTGAGGAACTTGTTTCTTTTTTCTTTTCCATCAAAGGAGATACGCTTCCCTTTCTTTCCTGATTCAAAGCATCAATGTTCAACCGGCCGATTTTTTCCTCTTTGCCGGCATCATCCAAATCATCATTGTCTTTGAACTGATCCAAAGATTCTTTTTTCCAAGCAAGTGCTTTGTCTGTGATATGGTTTTTAGGATACTTATCTACAATCGTTTGAAATACGGAAGCTGCTTCTTCAAACTTACCTTGTCTGAAATAAATCGTTCCTTTTTTATATAAGGATGCCTGATCCAAAGAATAATTGCTGTTATTCAAAGTTTTGTTCAAATATTCCAAGGATTCTTTTTGTTTCCCTAACGCATCGTAGGCGGAAGCAATATAAAAATAAGAATTTTCTTCCACTTGCGGACTAGGATTCAAAGTTAACGCTTTTTGAAAAAGTTCAATGGATTTCCAATATGTCTTTTTGGTATAAAGGGATTTCGCTTCCGCAAAAACGGAATCTTTGTATTCATCCACAACCTTGCCGTTTGCACCGCTGAGTTGATTTTCCGTCTCGATGTATTCGTCAAACACATCGAAAGAAGCCCAATCCTTTCCTTGTTTGCGGAGAGTTCTTCCCCAACCGATTCTTGCTTCCGTATTCGTATTGTCTTCCTGCAAAGCCAATACGTAATTTTTGCGAGCAGGTTCCAGCAGTTTGTGATTATAGCTATAATCAGCTAATGATTGTAATACTTTCGATCTGAGTTTTGCATTATTGGATGAACGAAGTACTGATTCCAAATGACCCTTTCCTTCCACTTCCTGATCCAATTTCAAAAGAAGATTTCCCAAAGAATAGGAAAGGCTGTCTCTTTCTTCCGATGTAAGGTTGGATTTGTTTCTCAAACCTTTGTAAATATCCAATGCAAGATAATGATCCCCGTTTTTTTCCAGAGCGCGGGCTTGGTTGTATTTGATTCTGAATTCGTAATTCTCTAGGCCTTTTTTACCGGCAAGTTCGGAGAAAATGGAAACAGCTTTTTCTTTGCTATTCTCACTTGTTTGTTTTAAGTATTCTTCGCCTTCCGCAATTCTTTCCAAGACGACTTGATTTTGATCTTCTTTGGAATAAATTGTAGTATGATAAAATGCAGTGATGATTCCGGCACAAATAAACAAAAAGCCAGCCAATGCAACGATGGAACGATTCATGATTTACCTCTGCCCAGCTTTTCAAGAGTCTGGTTGGTCCAAAATTCTGTACGATCAGGAGAGAAACTTTTAGCATCTCTCTTCATAAAATATCGGAGAGCTTTTTTATACTCCCCCGATTTTAGGTGACTAATCCCTAAATAAAAATACGCCTTACCCACCAAATGTGTGTTTTTCTCCCGTTCCAGATATTTTTCCAAACGATCGATCGCAAGTTCAAATTTGCGTTTCAACACTGTCTCTTTCAAAATCCGATTGAGATCGGTTTCGGAAAGGTTATAACCCACAGTCGAAAGAGTATTTTCATCACTTTCATCTATTAGGCCGTCTTCTTTTCCGGAAAGAGGTCTGATCTCGGGAGGTACCACACTGTGCTCATTGACTGCGGTATCCACCTTTGCAGGAGTTTGAGTCGTTTGAACGGTTTGTTCCGACGTAGGTTTTATTTCTTCCGGCTTATCCAGATCCTTGTTAAAGTCATATCTGAAAAAAGAAACATTCTCTTTCAAATTAAAATCTTCCGAAATCACACCCGACTTAACCGTAACTCCGAAATACAATTCCGGGATCTCTTTCAACTCTTTGATATAAAAATTCGTTTTAGGATGATTGACAGTCGCTACCTTTACGGCAACACCCGCCCCGAAAGAAGTAAGCCCTTGGTTGAACGGTTTGGTAGATGCATAAACGGAATATATCGAAGAATCATCGACTCCTTCGGGCGCAAGCCAACTCATCACAACACCTTTCCCTACTCTTTCATAACCGACACCTCGAACATGTAAGGTGCCTTGCGGATCGGGAGGAGCGATGGATTGCTGCGGTTTATTTTTTGGAGAAGCAGGAACGGAATCGTCGGCAATCACTTCCGCAGTATTCTTACCGTTATCTTTAACATAGAATATGCGGATGGAGGATTTTTTATCTTCCAAAGGAAGGCCTTCTTCTCCATTGGGTTCTTTGATGGAAACTCCGTAGTAAACCGTTTGGGATTTTTCCAATCCCTGATCCAAAAAACTGACAGTAGGATGACTTACTTCTGCCAATTTTTGCGCTTTTTGCATCAATGGTAAACTGGTCATCGGACTCAAAGATCTGTATATAGTATAGATCGTTCTTCCGGAAACAACTCCGGGTGGTGCTTGCCAATCAATTCGTACATTCTTTTTTTCTAATGCTGCATGAATATTGGAAACATGACTCGGAAGTCTTCCTATCCCTTGATCATCCGGAAAGCTGGGAAATCCGGGATTGGTTACGGTTCCGTCGGGATCTTCGATAGTAACAGGAATAACAGTATAATTTTGATTCGGAAATAATTTAACTTCTCTTTTGCGAATATCTCCGACGAGTACGACCGCGTAATAATAAGTTCCCGGTTTCAAATTATAATCGTAAAAAGTTTTGATGGAACTTGCACCACCGGTCTTATAGCGACCGAGAGAATCTGCCACATACAATTTGTCGGGAGTATCGATCACTGTATTGGCGCGGGCGACGATCACTTCCCCTTCTTCTTTAGGAGGTTCCCAGGCCAGAAAGGTAGACTTCCTATCGGACAGAACATTGGCCCTGAGAACACGCGCACTGGATGGATAACGCCCTTCTTCAAAAATAGTTTGGGTTGCCAAAGGAAAAAAGGAGAGAAATAATAAACCTCCCAAAATCCATTTTTTAGATGAGACCACCATAGTCTCATTTTCGGTTTCCCGGCGTATGGAATTGAATTTTTCTATTGTACTCTCAAATAGAATCTGTTAAAATTGGAATTATGTCGGACACGGAATACTACAGATCCCTTGAATATCACGAATATTTGATCTCCAGCCATAGAAGAGAGGTCTGTTCTCCCGATGATGTCTTTGCTTTTTTCAATTGGAAGGGATTGCAAAATCTTGTGGATTTCGGTTCTGGGCTTGGATTTTACTTCAACGAATTTAGAAAATGGTTTCCTCATGTTTGGGTTTGGGCGGGGGAATGCCAACAAGAAATCATCGATATGATTTTGCGAAGAAAACTTTTGGAAGGATTGGAAAAGCTAACTCCTTTCTACATCGACCAATCCGATCACCCTCTTCTTCCCACTTGGATTCCCGTCCCTGAAATCATATTTGCTTCCCTATCTCTTTCCACATTCCCGAATCCGGGTCTTGCCATGGACGGACTCATTCGTTCCATGAAACAAGGAGGGAGATTGTTCATTGTGGATTGGGCGAAAACGGAATCCGGATTCGGTCCTAAAATCAACGAAAAGATATCTCTCGATAAAATGAAATTTCTCGCGGAAGAATACAAGCTGGACGTTGTCAAATCAGGAAGGATTTCGGAATACTTCTACGGAATGGAAGTGAAGGCGAGTCCTTCCTTTATTTACGGTTATTACGACTTGAAGGAAGAAGAGGACGACTCGGATATTTTCAAAATGTAACGGTTGTCATATCGTCTCCGCAATTTTTTTAATGATTTCCAGACAATGATTCCAACTGTCTTCGGAATGTTTTAGTTTTTCCTCGGAGGTAAATCCCGACTGAGTCAGATTAATCGTAACTATTTCACCTGCGGTTGTTAGCTTGTTTTCAATGATTGCATAATTTTCCGGCAATTCGGGAAGTTCGAAAAACGCAGTGAAATAAGTATATTTGAATATGTAAGGTTTTTCAAATTCCAGAATCACTCCTTTCTCTTCGTAAGCTTTTCCTTCCCATTCCCCTTTGAAGATAAGTGAACTCCCTTTTTTCCAATCGGAAATCGCATCAGTCCCGTACAGATATTCCTTTATGTATTTGGGACTAGTGAGAATTTCCCAAACAGTTTCCTGACTTGCTTTGATTCGTTTTTCCATACTGAGTTTTAAATTATGATTTAGGCTGATTTGGTTCATCTTTCGCTCCTACATAAGGATATACCAAGTAGAAAGATTTGGATTGTAAAAACACGACAAAATGCAAAATCATATCCGTGGTGGAAAAAAAAGGAAAACCGACAAGAGGAGTTTTGCGCCAAAACAAAGCGGAATTGGAGGCGGAACATGCAAGGTATTTTGCAAACAAAGACTTGGATTTTTTCATAGAACATTATTGGACTGTTAGATGGGACTTGAGTGACAAAGATCCTTACCTTGCAGAGACACTTCCCTATCCGAGCATTCATATCGTATTTGACCGGAGCGGTTCCAAAATCTACGGAATCACTAAAGGTAGATTTTCCTATTTATTGAAAGACAAAGGTTCCGTATTCGGAATCAAGTTTCGTCCGGGAGCATTTTATCCTTTTTTTAAAAAAAATGTCTCCTTATTGACCGATAAGACTTTGGAGATCGATCAAGTTTTTCCTATAAACGTATCCAGGTTGGAAAATGAAATTTTCAAAAAAGAAGATGATGAAGATCGAATTCAGATCGTAGAGTCCTGGTTGAAAAATCATATCCCCGAAAAAGATCCGAACATTTCTTATATCAATTCCATCATAGATAAAATAAAAGAAGATCGTGAGATTCGATCGGTAGACAAAATCGTGAAACTTTTTTCCATCGGAAAAAGAAGTTTGCAAAGATTATTCAAAGAATATGTGGGAGTCAGTCCCAAATGGGTGATTCAAAGATACAGACTTCATGAGGTTGCCGAAAAAATAGAAAAAACGGAGAAGGTGAATTTTGCAGAACTCGCTTTGGATCTTGGTTATTATGATCAGGCCCATTTTATCAAAGACTTTAAAAATACGATTGGACTGAGTCCTGAGGAATATTTAAAAACTATAAAATGAACATTCGATTTGTTTTTATATTTATAACGTTCAATCTTTGTCTTTATTCTTTTCCGAACATAGTAAAAGAAATACCTGTTCCCGAAGGTTTTCAGAGAATTGATTTTCCTAAAAATTCTTTTGCCGATTATTTACAAAACCTTCCTTTAAAAAAAGAAGCCAAAGTGCTGTCTTACCAAAAAAAAGATCTGAGCGATTGGTATGATATGATTGCCGTAATCAACAAACCATTGTTATTTCAGGATGATCTGGAACAATGCGCTGATTTTTCCATGCGGCTTTGGGCGGATTACCACAAAGAATCGGGAAGATTGGACAAATTGTATCTGTTCGATTATCCCGGGAAAAAACGATATTACAAAGATTCGAAAAAGGATTATAATCGCTTTTTAAGAAATGCATTCGCCTCCTCCAATTCCTATTCTTTAAAAAAAGGAGCCATTCCGGTTACAAAAGAAAATTTACAACCGGGAGATTTATTCGTACAAAATGAAACGGGAGGGATCGGCCATGTTTCCATGATTCTGGACGAAGCAAAATACAAAAATCAAAAACTCTATCTTATCGGTTTCAGTTTTATGCCGGCCCAGGAAATGCATATAGAAAGATCACCAACTGACAAGGGTAAGGAGGGATGGTTCAGTTACGAAGGATTCATTCAGCACTTGCGGACCAAATACCCTTATGGAAATCCGGTTTTAAGAAGATTTTAGGATTTTATAGACAATCTTGGAAAGTGTCGGTTTGTTCCTGATGTGTAGAATAAGCTCGGACCAAAATATTTTCATTTGTAGAGAACGGAAGAAGGAATTTATCACACTGAATTGAAATCTTACTTTGAGAGATGAGAGGGAAATCGCAGTAAAAGGTTTGTTTTGTGTTAATATAAACAACCGCTTTATTTCCGGTAGGCAGCCAATAAGTCAGATCTTGGAAAGAATCTCTTCTGGAGGAAATTTTATATATATTGTTTCCATCATTCACTTCGATAAGATATTCATTTGTGACATCTGCCGTTGATTTCGGTGTAATAACGGGAATTCCTTGAATCGGAAAACCGACTAAAACAAGATTCGAATAAAAAAAGGATCCGTCCACGCTCCAATCGAATCGTTTAATGTCCTTATAACTTTCTACGGCAGTTAAGGTTTTGTTTCCGGATAATACTTTAACATCATTTTCCGAATCGACGGCAATTTCACCGGCTTTTAAACTTCTAAAGTTACAGTCTTTAAAACCGGAGGCATTTCTCACTGTCAGAAGATACAGTAAGGAAAGAGAATCCTCTCCATCGTTTTTTTTCATATCGCATTGAAAATGAATCAGAAGGAATAATGCTAAAACTAATTTTCGCATCTTAAACCATTGAGGGAAAGATCATAGATACATTTTTTTCCTATAACCTTTCTCTTCGCTTTCAAGGAATTCACTAGCTCCATTTCTTCCGTATTCAAATTCAGACTGCTAAGACAAGAAGCGGAAACCCCGTCGGTAATCGCAAGATGAACTTGCCATTTATTCATTATTAATCGATATGATTTTACTAATATCAAATCTTTAGATTTGGGTTCGTTTTTATCCCAGGGTAGATTGTCGCAGGAAGAATAGAATGAAATCGCAGTTGCTTTCAAGCCGGTTTCTGAAAAGATATGGTTGGCAAAAAAAGACATGGGTGCCGATGTACCAGAATAAATATTCCGAAGAACGAAAATAGGAGCCTTACACTCGGGATAAGCCAATTCGTGAATATCCAAATTGAAAACAAAATCCAAACGCTGCGTATCTGTTACAATATCATTAAATGTAGAAGAACTGCAATCATCATAAGTATCAACTAAACAGATAGCTCCGTAGAATCGATCACCTTTTACGATCCGAGCATTACAACCATTCCAACCTTTCGGATTACTATGCTCCTCTTTAGCAGGTTCCGATAACAATAATAATGAAGTTATAAAAACCGGATCGGACACATTTGCCTGCAAACATCCGCAAAAATAAACTGCAAACTTTGAAAAGAACAAAACCCTGAATACAAAACTTTTGGTTTTAGAAATTTTTGCTGTAACCAAGTTCAATTTTCGCACCTTTCTGAGGTAAATTCCAAGAAACAGGAATTGATTCGACGGGAACAAATTCTCTTTCCCGAATATTCAGCTGGTTAAAATGCAAGTCCCTATCGTATCGGTAGTAGGCAAAAAAACCAGAGCCTAAAAAAGTAAGAACTGTAGCTACCAAACTCAATTGAAATTTCGTATTTTCTCTTTCAAATAAAGATCTTTTTTGATCGGAATTCAATCCGTAGAAAGAATGACTCAATTGTTCATTGGCACGAACAGCTGACTGATAATAATATCCAGTGATCAAAACCAAAGATATTTTTGCAATTCTAGTCCACATTTCTTCGTCAGGTGATATTTGTAATGCGCCCGACTGATACTTGTTTCCCGAAGAAAACAAATAAAACGATTCAGAAACCGCCTGCCACCTTTCTTTGGAACGAATGGATTCCACGTAGTCTTCACTAACAATCCCTTCCGATTTACTTTTAGAAATAAATCTTCCAAATTGTTCATCTCGGATGAACAATTTATCATCCGAAGCAAAAAAATAATCACCCCGGATCATTTTTTTCCCCTCGTAAAGAATCACTCCCTTTTGATATTCCTTACCACCACCCGGGATATCCGTGGCATTTAGATTTCCAAAAACAAAAATAAATAAAAAAATAAATCGATATTCCACTATTTCCACCTAACGGAAGATTCTTCAACTTCCCACGATTTAACCTTTCCATTGTCCGTTACTTCTTCCAGTCTCCAGAAAATCTTACCTTCAATGTTAATTTTTTCGAATTTTTGAATATTTATATATTTACCTTCCAAAAAATCGGGAGGATGAGGAAGCAAATATACTCTGGAAAGTTTGGCGACTTCCTGTTTTACAGGTTTGGAATATTTTATAATATTTTTTTCGGAAGTGGTCCCAGTCTCGGAACAATCGCCGGAGCCTCTGTTTTCCATGATATTCGATTCGTGCGAATCGCGAGGGAAAAGATGAGTTTTGAAAATAAAAACAAACAAAAACACATTCAACAAAACGGAGAAAGAAAAAAGATATTTCATTTCGAAACGATTTCCTGAATCAAAAATTTACCATCTTCCGAAGGGATGGCCACAGCAAAACTTCCGTTATGAATTCGAGTTATCCTTCCTGAGATCTTTCTCTTTTCGGAACCGTTTTCCATTACCAAACTGATGTTTTGTTCCTTTTGAAAATCAATATCAGGTGGTTTTATAAAAAGCATTCCCAATTCGGAAACATTGATTGATTTGATCAATGCTCCTTCATCCAACCGAAACAAAAACGAAGAAGGGAATCTTTTTTTTCTTCTCCATCCCCGCTTCGTGTCCTCCGAGAAAAAAGGAGATCGAAGATCCTTATAAAGAAGGAGCGGAACAATTCCAAACAAAAGAACAGTTTGAAAAATTATAGAAAGATTTGTATAATTGAAATTTTGAGACGTAGTATATAAATTGTTTGCAAAAAGAAAACAACCGTAAAACAGCAATAAGTAGAAGGACAAAAGCCTCCTTTTGTAAATACCGTAAGCCAGCACCAAAGGAAAAATAAGCAAAAAGATCTTAACAGGGAAAAGCACCTTATAAATTATATTCCAGTTTATCCTATGCAGCCCGTAGGGAGACAAAAGATGTAAGAAATTCGCAATGGGAGAAATTATGCAAAACAGGCAGATGATGATAATTCTTTTGGGCATCTGCTTCCATCTTGCCCATATAGTTCTGAGTTTTTTAAATTTTAAAGACAAGCGGCGAAGTCTCCTTGCAGGGTTAAGTTAAAAAAAGAGGTCTGGTTTGTAGGATTTGTTATCTTGTCCGCTGAAATATTACGGAAACTTTCCTTATAGTTAACTTCATTCAAAGCGTAAAATTTAATATAAAATTTAAGTTTAGTCTGAGTGAACCCAATATACCGATACCGCTCTAATCCAGGACATAATTCCATTAAACATTCATTAGAATTTAAATTTCGATTAACTGACAATACTGAGTTTACCGAATCGAAGCTTCGTTGATTTAAGTCATAAATCAAATTGCTTTGATCATCGAAAATTTGAAACCCTATGTTGTATTGACTTCCTAATGTTTCATAATCCAAAATATATACTTTTAGGTTTCCCGACTTTAAACTAAATTGATAAAAATCCAAATCATTCTTTGGATAAATGTAATTTGCAAAGCTCTTATCTATACATTTTGCCGAACTAAAATCATTATTCGGTTCGTCCAAATTTTGTCGTCTTTCCTTTTCTTGACCTTCGATAATAATCGAACCAAGAATAACTTCTTTCGATACTTTGGTCGTAGGAGGATTGCAGTGTCCATTGACGAAAAATACGAAACTAAAAACGAATATTAGAATTTTTTTAATTTTTAATAAAATATCCAAAATACCCTTTCTCTTTTTGTTAAGATAAGTGATAGCTTGAAACTAACAAATGAAATCTCAGATACGATCAAGGACAAGTCTGAAAATCTCCCTGCAGGAAAACCGGAACAGGATTCTTTAAATTAGTTGGATTGTAAGAAGAATGCATCGAAACCGAGTCAAGTTGTTGGCCTTCAGAATAGACTTCCTGATTCAATGAATAAATTTTGATATAGAATTTAAGTTTGGAAGGACTAAATTCTATATATCTATACTTTTCTAAACCGTTACAAGCTGCTATAGAACATTCACTTTGACTCATGTTGCGGTTAACAAGAATAACCGAATTTGTTCCATCAAAACTTCTTTGGTTCAAATCGTAAACCAAAGCCCCCTGATCATCATAGACTTGCATCCCTAAATTTTTCTGAGTTCCTAATGTTTCATGGCTGGAAATATAAAGTTTCAAAGAACCGGAAGATAAAGTAAAAGTGTAAAAATCAATATCGTCTTTTGGATACACATAACTTTCGAAGCCCTTGGTAACACATTTGGCAGAGCTAAGATCGTTATTTGGTTCATACAAAATTCTATTTCTCTGTTTCGCTTCCTCTACACTGAATAAAAGGACAAGAATCTTTTCTTTACCGTTTCTTTCTTTATCATCCGTTTCACATTTGGCATTTAACAAGAAGACAGAAAAAATCCCCAAGACAATAAATTTATAGATTTTCGATAAGGTATTCAAAATATCCTTTCTCCTTTTGTGATGTTAGATTGGCTTCGGTATTGCCGGATCTTGTGATAAAGCTAGTATTATCTCCAGAATTAGAAAATTGAATCTTACCGTCTTTCTGATAATAGAGATGATTCCAGACTTTGCCATAGGCACCGCCCGGAAGACCAAATCCTGCATACTGGTCTACTTCCATCAAATCACTGTAGCTTGGAATATGAAAATCGCAAGAAAGTTTTCCTTTCCTCACATCATACAAGTGTTTGAAGTGATCGTTGATATGAACCGGATGTTTTTGCACATTTCCCCTTTGGTCGATTTCTATCGGCTCCGGAGTGCAATGGTCTTCATAAATAGGAACTCCCCAATATCCAACAGCCGTCCAACACTCAAGCCCCATCACCTGCGGTTGTTTTCCGATAGGAATCCAATTTCGATTCTGACATCCTTCCGGACTGA
The nucleotide sequence above comes from Leptospira kobayashii. Encoded proteins:
- a CDS encoding DUF4846 domain-containing protein is translated as MNIRFVFIFITFNLCLYSFPNIVKEIPVPEGFQRIDFPKNSFADYLQNLPLKKEAKVLSYQKKDLSDWYDMIAVINKPLLFQDDLEQCADFSMRLWADYHKESGRLDKLYLFDYPGKKRYYKDSKKDYNRFLRNAFASSNSYSLKKGAIPVTKENLQPGDLFVQNETGGIGHVSMILDEAKYKNQKLYLIGFSFMPAQEMHIERSPTDKGKEGWFSYEGFIQHLRTKYPYGNPVLRRF